One genomic window of Nakamurella panacisegetis includes the following:
- the ilvA gene encoding threonine ammonia-lyase IlvA — MSVSPQIHVPVFADGLTAADVDQATRRIAGVVVPTPLETCERLSQATGLKVYLKREDLQVVRSYKLRGAFNLMSQLTADERAAGVVCASAGNHAQGVAFACRVLGISGTIFLPRTTPRQKRDRIRVHGGDHVDLVMVGDTFDDASEAARVFARDTGAVMVPPFDDPRTVAGQGTIAAEIIEDLGREPDVIVVPVGGGGLLSGLTVYLRERAPGVRLAAVEPVGAASLTAALAAGGPVRLESLDPFVDGAAVRRIGDLPYRVLGGADLSVTSVDPGAICTEMLALYQNEGIIAEPAGALSVAALPQLDLPLGSTVVCLISGGNNDISRYGEILERSLVHAGLKHYFLVDFPQEPGALRRFLDEVLGPDDDITLFEYVKRNNRETGPALVGIELGSADGLDGLMARMAAGPMDYERIEPGSAAYRFLM; from the coding sequence GTGTCCGTCTCCCCCCAGATCCACGTTCCGGTGTTCGCCGACGGACTCACCGCCGCCGATGTCGATCAGGCCACGCGCCGAATCGCCGGGGTCGTCGTCCCGACCCCGCTGGAGACGTGCGAGCGGCTGTCGCAGGCGACCGGGCTCAAGGTCTACCTCAAGCGCGAGGACCTGCAGGTGGTCCGCTCGTACAAGCTGCGCGGGGCGTTCAACCTGATGTCCCAATTGACCGCCGACGAACGAGCGGCCGGCGTGGTGTGCGCCAGTGCCGGCAACCACGCGCAGGGTGTGGCCTTCGCCTGCCGGGTACTGGGCATCAGCGGCACCATCTTCCTGCCCCGGACAACGCCGCGGCAGAAGCGAGACCGCATCCGCGTCCACGGCGGCGACCACGTCGATCTGGTGATGGTGGGCGACACCTTCGACGACGCCTCGGAGGCGGCGCGGGTGTTCGCCCGCGACACCGGCGCCGTGATGGTGCCGCCGTTCGACGATCCCCGCACCGTGGCCGGTCAGGGCACCATCGCAGCGGAGATCATCGAGGACCTCGGTCGGGAGCCGGACGTCATCGTGGTCCCGGTCGGTGGCGGCGGCTTGCTCTCCGGACTCACCGTCTACCTGCGGGAGCGGGCGCCGGGAGTCCGGTTGGCCGCGGTCGAGCCGGTCGGGGCCGCGTCGCTGACGGCCGCTCTGGCCGCCGGCGGACCGGTCCGGTTGGAGTCGTTGGATCCCTTCGTCGACGGGGCTGCCGTGCGCCGGATCGGCGACCTCCCGTACCGGGTGCTGGGCGGGGCCGACCTGTCCGTGACGAGCGTCGACCCGGGCGCCATCTGCACCGAGATGCTGGCCCTGTACCAGAACGAGGGCATCATCGCCGAGCCGGCCGGTGCCCTGTCGGTGGCCGCCCTGCCGCAGCTCGACCTGCCCCTCGGGTCGACCGTGGTCTGCCTGATCTCGGGGGGCAACAACGACATCTCCCGATACGGCGAGATCCTGGAACGCTCGCTGGTGCACGCCGGGCTCAAGCACTACTTCCTGGTCGACTTCCCCCAGGAGCCCGGCGCGCTGCGCCGCTTCCTGGACGAGGTCCTCGGCCCGGACGACGACATCACCCTGTTCGAGTACGTCAAGCGCAACAACCGTGAGACCGGGCCGGCCTTGGTCGGTATCGAACTCGGTTCGGCCGACGGGCTGGACGGGCTCATGGCGCGCATGGCAGCCGGTCCCATGGATTACGAGCGAATCGAGCCCGGTTCCGCCGCCTACCGCTTCCTGATGTAG
- a CDS encoding DnaJ family domain-containing protein: MSSIDRIVERQILAAQEKGLFDDLPGAGKPLRDLGGPRDENWWLRQYMMREGIDGVAFLPPALALRREAEDLLSRIPAMATETSVRQAVAELNVRIGDALAKPAGEGPSMTLMQLDADQIVIGWRAARTPQRPEPAERPPDPRRRRRLTHLTRWIRVRDHRA; this comes from the coding sequence ATGAGCAGCATCGACCGCATCGTCGAGCGTCAGATCCTGGCCGCCCAGGAAAAGGGGCTCTTCGACGATCTCCCCGGCGCCGGCAAACCGCTGCGCGACCTGGGGGGACCCCGGGACGAGAACTGGTGGCTGCGTCAGTACATGATGCGGGAGGGGATCGACGGCGTCGCCTTCCTGCCGCCGGCGCTGGCCTTGCGCCGGGAAGCCGAGGACCTCCTGTCCCGCATCCCCGCGATGGCGACCGAGACCAGCGTTCGGCAGGCGGTCGCCGAACTCAACGTCCGGATCGGCGATGCGCTGGCCAAGCCGGCCGGCGAGGGACCGTCGATGACGTTGATGCAACTGGACGCCGACCAGATCGTCATCGGCTGGCGGGCCGCCCGCACCCCGCAACGACCCGAGCCGGCCGAGCGGCCGCCGGACCCGCGCCGACGGCGGCGCCTGACGCACCTGACGAGGTGGATCCGCGTCCGGGACCATCGTGCATGA
- a CDS encoding zinc-binding dehydrogenase has protein sequence MKAAVLHAPGDISADDVPDPRIVTPSDAIVRVTAACICGSDLWGYRGVVDGSERRIGHEFVGVVEELGADVEGLSVGQLVIAPFVVSCGKCVNCLAGWTTSCLIGGSYGAQDRDGWLIDGGQGQYVRLPQAAGTLVPVPSDEHDERTAAFLSLSDVMGTGHHAALSAGVGPGSTVAIVGDGAVGLCTVLAARRLGAEKIIMLSTHEDRAAMATDFGATHIVNARGPDAISGVHDLTDGLGAASVCECVGTTDSWDTALGAARPGGTVGYVGVPHGVKDGLPLRKMFGRNVSVHGGVAPVRTYLPALLDDVLAGTLDPGPVFTSEVPLADIAVGYADMDQRRSIKVLVRP, from the coding sequence ATGAAAGCAGCCGTTCTCCACGCACCGGGCGACATCTCCGCGGACGACGTGCCGGACCCGAGGATCGTCACGCCCAGCGACGCAATCGTCCGAGTCACGGCCGCCTGCATCTGTGGGTCCGACCTGTGGGGGTACCGCGGGGTGGTCGACGGCAGCGAGCGCCGTATCGGGCACGAGTTCGTCGGGGTGGTGGAGGAACTCGGAGCCGACGTCGAGGGTCTGTCGGTCGGCCAGTTGGTCATTGCACCGTTCGTGGTGTCCTGTGGGAAGTGCGTGAACTGCCTCGCCGGCTGGACCACGTCGTGCCTGATCGGCGGCAGCTACGGGGCCCAGGATCGGGACGGTTGGCTCATCGACGGCGGCCAGGGCCAGTACGTCCGGCTGCCGCAGGCGGCCGGCACCCTGGTGCCGGTGCCGTCCGACGAACATGACGAACGAACGGCCGCGTTCCTGTCCCTGTCCGATGTCATGGGGACCGGACATCACGCCGCGCTCTCGGCCGGGGTCGGGCCGGGCAGCACGGTCGCCATCGTGGGCGACGGGGCGGTCGGCCTGTGCACCGTGCTGGCGGCCCGCCGCCTCGGGGCGGAGAAGATCATCATGCTGTCGACCCACGAGGACCGTGCCGCGATGGCCACCGACTTCGGAGCCACGCACATCGTCAACGCCCGCGGCCCGGATGCGATCAGCGGGGTCCACGACCTGACCGACGGTCTCGGCGCGGCCAGCGTGTGCGAGTGCGTCGGCACCACCGACAGCTGGGACACCGCGCTGGGAGCCGCCCGGCCCGGCGGGACCGTCGGATACGTCGGCGTCCCGCACGGGGTCAAGGACGGCCTGCCCCTGCGAAAGATGTTCGGCCGCAACGTCTCGGTACACGGCGGCGTGGCCCCGGTGCGGACGTACCTGCCCGCGCTGCTGGACGACGTACTGGCCGGCACGCTGGATCCCGGACCGGTGTTCACCTCTGAGGTGCCGCTGGCCGATATCGCCGTCGGCTACGCCGACATGGACCAGCGCCGGTCGATCAAGGTGCTGGTCCGGCCTTGA
- a CDS encoding zinc-dependent alcohol dehydrogenase family protein, with translation MKALCYTEIGGALELMDVPAPACPDDGVVLDVVATGVCRSDWHAWKGHDPVVLPHIPGHEYSGVIAAVGPSVTRWKVGDRVTAPFVLGCGQCEYCRAGDAQVCPDQEQPGFTRPGSFAQQLALPRADTNLVHVPDEVDLIAAASLGCRFATAFRALTAHGRVHRGQWVAVHGCGGVGLSLVMIAVALGARVIAVDVSPAALAAAAELGAEAGVNASEVADTAAAVFELTGGGAHVSVDAIGHPATVAASVASLRRRGRHVQVGLLLAEKAMTAVPFDLVISRELEIFGSHGMAVGDYPEMLAAVADGRLHPRQLVGEVVAFEQATGVLAAMDRPGGAGMTVIRI, from the coding sequence TTGAAAGCGCTGTGCTACACCGAGATCGGTGGCGCGCTGGAACTCATGGACGTCCCGGCGCCGGCTTGTCCCGACGACGGCGTCGTGCTCGACGTGGTGGCCACCGGCGTCTGCCGGTCCGACTGGCACGCCTGGAAGGGCCACGATCCGGTTGTCCTGCCGCACATTCCCGGCCACGAGTACTCCGGGGTGATCGCGGCCGTCGGGCCGTCGGTGACCCGCTGGAAGGTGGGCGACCGGGTCACGGCACCGTTCGTGCTGGGCTGCGGGCAATGTGAGTACTGCCGCGCCGGAGACGCCCAGGTGTGCCCGGATCAGGAACAGCCGGGCTTCACCCGGCCCGGGTCGTTCGCCCAGCAACTCGCCCTGCCACGTGCCGACACCAACCTGGTCCACGTCCCCGACGAGGTCGACCTGATCGCGGCCGCATCTCTCGGCTGCCGGTTCGCGACGGCATTCCGGGCTCTGACCGCTCATGGCCGCGTGCACCGCGGGCAGTGGGTGGCCGTCCACGGCTGCGGAGGTGTCGGACTTTCGTTGGTGATGATCGCCGTTGCTCTCGGTGCTCGGGTGATCGCGGTCGACGTGTCGCCGGCGGCCCTGGCGGCCGCGGCCGAACTGGGAGCGGAGGCGGGGGTGAACGCGAGCGAGGTCGCCGACACGGCGGCCGCTGTGTTCGAATTGACCGGGGGCGGCGCGCACGTCTCGGTCGACGCGATCGGTCACCCGGCCACGGTGGCCGCCTCGGTAGCATCGCTCCGACGGCGGGGCCGGCACGTGCAGGTCGGGCTGCTGCTGGCCGAGAAGGCCATGACCGCAGTGCCCTTCGATCTGGTCATCAGCCGCGAGCTGGAGATCTTCGGCTCGCACGGGATGGCCGTCGGGGACTACCCGGAAATGCTGGCTGCCGTTGCCGACGGGCGGTTGCACCCGCGACAACTGGTCGGGGAGGTGGTCGCCTTCGAGCAGGCCACCGGGGTGCTGGCGGCGATGGACCGCCCCGGCGGGGCCGGTATGACCGTCATCCGGATATGA
- a CDS encoding hydroxymethylglutaryl-CoA lyase: MSLDLPPAVDIREVGLRDGLQLERPIGLDAKLAIIAALVATGVRRIEATAFVSPRAVPAMADCDQVAAQLHRWPHVLWSALVASPNGARRALDAGFTELEYVVSAADGHSLANVGRTSDDALALTAPIAELVHQRGGHCEVIVAVAWDCPFDGPTPPARTVEIARRATELGADRLALGDTIGTTTPRRVVDLVQAVRSAAGLDVGVHFHDTRGTGQANVLAAVQAGVTQIDASVGGLGGCPFAPGASGNIATEELVYMLQESGVNTGIDLDAVLVAAGLVEQAVGHPLASSLHRAGGRPKPLGRVGLHLP; the protein is encoded by the coding sequence ATGTCGCTTGATCTACCCCCAGCGGTCGATATCCGTGAAGTGGGTCTGCGTGACGGGCTGCAACTCGAGCGACCGATCGGGCTGGACGCGAAGCTGGCCATCATCGCGGCCCTGGTGGCCACCGGTGTCCGGCGGATCGAGGCCACCGCCTTCGTCTCTCCGCGGGCGGTGCCGGCGATGGCCGATTGCGACCAGGTGGCGGCTCAACTCCACCGGTGGCCGCACGTGCTCTGGTCGGCGCTGGTGGCGAGCCCCAACGGGGCCCGACGTGCTCTGGATGCCGGCTTCACCGAACTGGAGTACGTCGTCTCGGCGGCCGACGGGCACTCGCTGGCCAACGTCGGGCGGACCAGCGACGATGCGCTGGCGCTCACGGCGCCGATCGCGGAGTTGGTCCACCAACGCGGCGGCCACTGCGAGGTGATCGTCGCCGTGGCCTGGGACTGCCCGTTCGACGGGCCCACCCCGCCCGCGCGGACGGTCGAGATCGCCCGGCGAGCAACCGAACTCGGCGCCGACCGGCTGGCCCTGGGGGACACCATCGGCACCACCACCCCGCGCCGGGTGGTGGACCTGGTGCAGGCGGTACGGTCGGCCGCGGGTCTTGACGTCGGCGTGCACTTCCACGACACCCGCGGCACCGGGCAGGCCAATGTGCTGGCCGCGGTGCAGGCCGGAGTGACCCAGATCGATGCATCCGTCGGCGGTCTGGGTGGTTGCCCGTTCGCCCCTGGGGCCAGCGGCAACATCGCCACCGAGGAGCTGGTGTACATGCTCCAGGAGTCGGGGGTGAACACCGGAATCGACCTGGACGCCGTTCTGGTCGCGGCCGGTCTGGTCGAGCAGGCAGTCGGGCACCCGCTGGCCAGTTCCCTTCACCGCGCCGGCGGACGCCCGAAGCCTCTTGGCCGCGTGGGCCTTCACCTGCCCTAG
- a CDS encoding Dps family protein: MARKTSVPRFTVPSLDPKQGAEVAAILQQRLHALNDLALTLKHVHWNVVGPHFIGVHEMIDPQVEVVRAYVDETAERIATLGSSVKGTPGALVAERTWDDYSIGRADTIAHLGALDVVYQGVIADHRKAAEDTEETDPVTNDMLIGHLHQLELFHWFIRAHLENASGTLATTGDTTEKSGAASGAKAS; encoded by the coding sequence ATGGCCCGCAAGACCTCCGTTCCGCGTTTCACCGTGCCCAGCCTGGATCCGAAGCAGGGAGCCGAGGTGGCCGCCATTCTGCAACAGCGGTTGCATGCGCTCAACGACCTGGCCCTGACCCTCAAACACGTCCACTGGAACGTGGTCGGCCCCCATTTCATCGGCGTCCACGAAATGATCGACCCGCAGGTGGAGGTCGTCCGCGCGTACGTGGACGAGACGGCGGAGCGGATCGCCACCCTCGGCAGTTCGGTCAAGGGGACTCCGGGTGCCCTGGTCGCCGAACGGACATGGGACGACTATTCGATCGGCCGAGCCGACACGATCGCCCACCTCGGCGCGCTCGACGTCGTGTACCAGGGCGTCATCGCCGATCACCGCAAAGCGGCCGAGGACACCGAGGAAACCGACCCGGTGACCAATGACATGCTGATCGGGCATCTGCACCAGCTGGAACTCTTCCACTGGTTCATCCGCGCACACCTGGAGAACGCTTCCGGCACGCTGGCCACCACCGGCGATACCACCGAGAAGTCCGGTGCCGCCTCGGGGGCCAAGGCCAGCTGA
- a CDS encoding alpha/beta hydrolase: MELTGSLFAWIVWVAAIGLFVWVIIDWPRSARPGWLSVLRRVGYQLAVVILLLLAVGTALNDQYGWYANWGDLGTIFGATAAPGHEVAAGAAATAAAGPIAVDSRTSVHHTAVPLADLPSLAKIDLATGRGPANGQIRSYEIDGKASGYRGSVAVWFPASYTEPAMAGHRYPVIEAFHGVPGAPRQIWFNMHLGDQVATAVSAGTIADSVVVMPYWSPKNVDTECLDGGKGFIQMETFLTKDVTTWVEHHLRVYEDRSSWATIGLSAGAWCASMLTMLHPTLYSAAISLGGYWQPGFEAGYVPFAPNSQQARHYDLLATAHDDPPKVALWVQTSPADVFSWGTTSELLKTARAPLSVTADVIPNAGHRFSVWVGLVPQTLQWLGRTVPGFRPVAPAR, from the coding sequence GTGGAGTTGACCGGCTCGCTGTTCGCCTGGATCGTCTGGGTGGCGGCCATCGGCCTGTTCGTCTGGGTCATCATCGATTGGCCCCGGTCCGCGCGCCCCGGTTGGCTGTCGGTCCTGCGCCGGGTCGGATACCAACTCGCGGTCGTCATCCTGCTGCTGCTGGCCGTCGGTACCGCCCTGAACGACCAGTACGGCTGGTACGCCAATTGGGGGGACCTCGGCACGATCTTCGGCGCCACGGCCGCGCCCGGACACGAGGTGGCGGCCGGCGCGGCAGCGACCGCGGCGGCGGGGCCGATCGCGGTCGACTCGCGGACGAGCGTCCACCACACTGCCGTTCCGCTGGCCGATCTGCCGAGCCTGGCGAAGATCGACCTCGCCACCGGACGCGGGCCGGCCAACGGCCAGATCCGCTCGTACGAGATCGACGGAAAGGCGAGCGGATACCGAGGCTCGGTGGCCGTCTGGTTCCCCGCGTCGTACACCGAGCCGGCCATGGCCGGCCATCGCTACCCAGTGATCGAAGCCTTCCACGGGGTCCCTGGTGCGCCGCGGCAGATCTGGTTCAACATGCATCTGGGCGATCAGGTGGCGACGGCGGTCTCGGCCGGCACGATCGCCGACTCGGTTGTCGTGATGCCCTACTGGTCCCCCAAGAATGTCGACACCGAGTGCCTCGACGGGGGCAAGGGCTTCATCCAGATGGAAACGTTCCTGACGAAGGACGTGACCACATGGGTGGAGCACCACCTGCGGGTCTACGAGGACCGGAGCTCGTGGGCCACCATCGGCCTGAGCGCCGGCGCCTGGTGCGCGTCGATGCTGACCATGCTGCATCCGACCCTCTACTCGGCGGCCATCAGCCTCGGGGGCTACTGGCAGCCCGGCTTCGAGGCCGGTTACGTCCCGTTCGCACCGAACAGCCAACAGGCCCGGCACTACGACCTGCTCGCCACGGCCCACGACGACCCGCCGAAGGTCGCGCTGTGGGTGCAGACCTCGCCGGCCGACGTCTTCTCCTGGGGCACGACCAGCGAACTGCTCAAGACCGCCCGGGCCCCGCTGTCGGTGACCGCAGACGTCATCCCCAATGCCGGCCACCGATTCTCCGTCTGGGTGGGCCTGGTCCCGCAGACGCTGCAGTGGCTGGGCCGCACAGTGCCCGGGTTCCGCCCCGTCGCCCCCGCTCGATGA
- a CDS encoding trypsin-like serine peptidase — MFSPRSLAPRRRRSVLGLLGSLILMSGMSVVSATAAAGATASTVAPVPSVGAIFADGATPQHTCTGSLLAAGSGLVLTAAHCVHGTGAGMTFVPGYDGTKKPVEPYGAWTVVRAWMPRLWVSAQDPSYDYAILQVDDRVIKGRIMGLSELVKGNAAGVAAALPDWVSVTGYVAGSGDAPISCKVAPRVEQGYPSFRCGGYLAGSSGSPWIDSTSVKGTSTVDAVIGGLHQGGCTDSTSYSSAFDTQIYVLEVRAILGLPADSAPSTGDDGC; from the coding sequence ATGTTCAGCCCGCGTTCGTTGGCGCCGCGACGCCGACGGAGTGTGCTTGGCCTGCTCGGATCACTGATCCTGATGTCCGGGATGTCGGTCGTTTCGGCGACCGCCGCGGCGGGCGCCACGGCCTCCACGGTGGCTCCCGTACCGAGCGTCGGGGCGATCTTCGCCGATGGCGCCACTCCGCAGCACACCTGTACCGGGAGTCTGCTGGCCGCGGGATCGGGACTGGTCCTGACGGCGGCGCACTGCGTGCACGGCACCGGCGCCGGCATGACCTTCGTCCCCGGCTACGACGGGACGAAGAAGCCGGTCGAGCCGTACGGGGCGTGGACCGTGGTCCGGGCGTGGATGCCGCGACTCTGGGTCAGCGCCCAGGACCCGAGCTACGACTACGCGATCCTGCAGGTCGACGACCGGGTCATCAAGGGCCGGATCATGGGGCTGAGCGAACTCGTCAAGGGCAACGCCGCCGGTGTCGCGGCCGCTCTGCCCGACTGGGTGTCCGTGACCGGCTACGTCGCCGGATCCGGGGATGCGCCCATCAGCTGCAAGGTCGCGCCGCGGGTCGAGCAGGGGTACCCGAGTTTCCGGTGCGGGGGATACCTGGCCGGTTCCAGTGGCAGCCCGTGGATCGACTCGACCAGCGTCAAGGGCACGTCGACGGTCGATGCCGTGATCGGCGGTCTGCACCAGGGCGGGTGCACCGATTCCACCTCGTACTCCTCCGCGTTCGACACGCAGATCTACGTACTGGAGGTCAGGGCGATCCTCGGCCTACCGGCCGACAGTGCACCCTCGACCGGGGACGACGGCTGCTGA
- a CDS encoding DUF2079 domain-containing protein, with amino-acid sequence MAGGRSDAVVAGEAAPHRRVAFISGGALVLYLLDSLIRNARFLSGYDLTIFDQGVDDYAHFRAPDVLIKSQQPFNLLGDHFHPILMLLAPLYRLWPDARMLLVAQAVLFAVSVHLLSRVAVRRLGRLGYFLGAAFALSWGVLQAVDFDFHEIAFAVPLLVLALDAVLDGRMLRMALLAGSLVLVKEDSPLLIIGIALVLLVQRRFRWAAILGVFGIGAFILLITVVIPHFSYSHTYTYFAYAGGGSHGVGGLIGTAWHTVFSLRGLIFLGALALTAGLGLRSPLILALLPTLGARIVSSNYAYTGFLFHYNATLMVICFFALIDGIVRQRGGGGRATQVLRWQTVLLAGVVAVSVARAPTIPSIAPVVAACPRCDQAQAAVSVIPDGARVAADVFLLPHLVDRAQVMQAVPGFVDSTGLPLRADWVILDLDSTSFTPGWSRTLLASLLAGGRFAEVARPGRYVVLRAVGR; translated from the coding sequence ATGGCCGGCGGCCGGTCCGACGCCGTCGTCGCCGGCGAAGCCGCCCCCCATCGGCGCGTCGCGTTCATCAGCGGCGGCGCCTTGGTGCTGTACCTGCTCGACTCCCTGATCCGGAACGCCCGCTTCCTCTCCGGCTACGACCTGACGATCTTCGACCAGGGGGTCGACGACTACGCACACTTCCGCGCCCCGGATGTGCTGATCAAGTCGCAGCAACCGTTCAACCTCCTGGGCGATCACTTCCACCCGATCCTGATGCTGCTGGCTCCGCTCTACCGGTTGTGGCCCGACGCCCGGATGCTGCTGGTGGCTCAGGCCGTGCTGTTCGCGGTGTCCGTGCATCTGCTGTCGCGGGTGGCGGTGCGGCGTCTGGGCCGCCTGGGCTATTTCCTCGGGGCCGCATTCGCCCTGAGCTGGGGGGTGCTGCAGGCGGTCGATTTCGACTTCCACGAGATCGCCTTCGCGGTGCCCCTGCTGGTACTGGCCCTGGACGCCGTGCTGGACGGTCGGATGCTCCGGATGGCCCTGCTCGCCGGGTCCCTCGTGCTGGTCAAGGAGGATTCGCCGCTGCTGATCATCGGGATCGCCCTGGTGCTGTTGGTGCAGCGCCGCTTCCGCTGGGCGGCGATCCTCGGGGTCTTCGGGATCGGTGCGTTCATCCTGTTGATCACGGTCGTCATCCCGCACTTCAGTTACTCGCACACCTACACGTACTTCGCCTACGCCGGCGGTGGTTCGCACGGTGTGGGCGGCCTGATCGGTACGGCGTGGCACACCGTGTTCTCGCTGCGTGGCCTGATCTTTCTCGGTGCCCTCGCGCTGACCGCCGGATTGGGTCTGCGTTCGCCCCTGATCCTCGCCCTGCTGCCCACCCTGGGCGCCCGGATCGTCTCGAGCAACTACGCCTACACCGGATTCCTCTTCCACTACAACGCCACCCTGATGGTCATCTGCTTCTTCGCCCTGATCGACGGGATCGTCCGACAGCGTGGCGGGGGAGGCCGTGCCACGCAGGTCCTGCGTTGGCAGACCGTGCTGCTGGCCGGGGTGGTCGCGGTCAGCGTGGCCCGGGCGCCGACCATTCCGAGCATCGCCCCCGTGGTCGCCGCCTGCCCGCGCTGCGACCAGGCGCAGGCCGCAGTGTCAGTGATCCCGGACGGAGCCAGAGTGGCGGCGGATGTGTTCCTGCTGCCACACCTGGTGGACCGGGCGCAGGTGATGCAGGCCGTGCCGGGCTTCGTCGACTCCACCGGCCTGCCACTGCGGGCCGACTGGGTCATCCTCGACCTGGACAGCACCTCGTTCACCCCTGGATGGAGCCGCACCCTGCTCGCGTCATTGCTGGCCGGCGGCCGGTTCGCCGAGGTCGCCCGCCCAGGGCGTTACGTCGTGCTGCGGGCGGTCGGACGATGA
- a CDS encoding glycosyltransferase 87 family protein, giving the protein MDILRSTRSLPTWAAVDVRELPRRTRTIVIGVAVLGLLAAFAISFEIYRRFGAPRNELDLRIYYNAMASWHGGNDLYSYAYPDKVNGLLGFTYPPFAALIMSPLPMLSIRWIIAIAGLGIVATTVVLVMLSLRERMYLRRPQFLLATGLATAAAFCLQPVSQTLAYGQVNTALAVLVMVDVFVLGRRGSRFAGVGIGLAMAIKLTPAIFLVYLVIGRRWRMLRVAVATAAAATLAAALVVPADSWQYFTSLLWDAGRVGVVDNTANQSLNGTLARITGSLAPDKVVWAVGVLIVLAVGSVRIHRAVGAGDTLLAVTVTGLMGVLISPVSWIHHAVWIVPAVVVAVAQLVRTVPRHRFRPAAGNTRLDPADRTAMRRWIAGAGLLATGLFVFIVNTRNLFGLPDVHYAGRSIGAALAGSIQTIWMLAALVLLPIRTDMSSERPRPLAGSR; this is encoded by the coding sequence GTGGACATCCTCCGATCGACCCGGTCTTTGCCGACCTGGGCCGCCGTCGATGTTCGCGAATTACCGCGTCGCACCCGGACAATTGTGATCGGTGTCGCAGTCCTGGGACTGCTCGCCGCATTCGCAATTTCATTCGAGATCTACCGCCGATTCGGCGCCCCGCGCAACGAACTCGATCTGCGTATCTACTACAACGCGATGGCGTCGTGGCACGGCGGCAACGATCTGTACAGCTACGCCTACCCGGACAAGGTCAACGGCCTGCTCGGGTTCACCTACCCGCCGTTCGCCGCCCTGATCATGTCTCCCCTGCCGATGCTGTCGATCCGATGGATCATCGCGATCGCCGGGCTCGGGATCGTGGCCACCACCGTCGTCCTGGTGATGCTGTCCCTCCGCGAACGGATGTACCTGCGTCGGCCGCAGTTCCTGCTGGCCACCGGTCTGGCCACGGCCGCCGCCTTCTGCCTGCAGCCGGTCTCGCAGACGTTGGCCTACGGGCAGGTGAACACCGCGCTGGCTGTGCTGGTGATGGTCGACGTGTTCGTCCTTGGCCGCCGCGGCAGCCGCTTCGCCGGCGTCGGGATCGGTCTGGCCATGGCGATCAAACTGACGCCGGCCATCTTCCTGGTCTACCTGGTGATCGGGCGTCGCTGGCGAATGCTGAGAGTCGCCGTGGCCACCGCCGCCGCGGCCACGCTGGCCGCGGCTCTGGTCGTCCCGGCCGACTCCTGGCAGTACTTCACCTCCCTGCTCTGGGACGCCGGCCGGGTGGGCGTCGTCGACAACACCGCCAACCAGTCGCTCAACGGAACCCTGGCCCGGATCACCGGCTCGCTCGCTCCCGACAAGGTGGTCTGGGCCGTCGGTGTGCTCATCGTGCTCGCCGTGGGATCGGTACGGATACATCGAGCGGTCGGTGCCGGCGACACGCTGCTGGCGGTCACCGTCACCGGTCTGATGGGGGTACTCATCAGCCCGGTCAGCTGGATCCACCACGCGGTCTGGATCGTGCCGGCCGTGGTCGTGGCCGTCGCCCAGCTGGTTCGCACGGTGCCCCGTCACCGGTTCCGGCCGGCGGCCGGCAACACCCGCCTCGACCCGGCCGACCGCACCGCCATGCGCCGGTGGATCGCCGGCGCCGGCCTGCTGGCGACCGGCCTGTTCGTGTTCATCGTGAACACGCGCAACCTGTTCGGCCTGCCCGACGTGCACTACGCCGGCCGGTCGATCGGAGCGGCCCTGGCCGGCAGCATCCAGACGATCTGGATGCTGGCCGCGCTGGTGTTGTTGCCCATCCGCACGGACATGTCATCCGAGAGGCCCCGTCCGCTCGCGGGGTCCCGGTAG